One segment of Alnus glutinosa chromosome 2, dhAlnGlut1.1, whole genome shotgun sequence DNA contains the following:
- the LOC133861881 gene encoding probable E3 ubiquitin-protein ligase XERICO → MGLSSLPAPSEGVLCVILVNTALSISIVKGIVRTILHIVGIRLSSSSSASPPSSDSTQNPPEPFEFRLTASESYIEEFRSRSPAIRFDTVYSCKQPEHECSVCLTQFEPESEINRLSCGHLFHKACLEKWLDYWNITCPLCRTPLMPEEEASCIW, encoded by the coding sequence ATGGGTCTCTCAAGCCTCCCAGCTCCATCTGAGGGAGTACTATGTGTAATTCTGGTAAATACTGCCCTATCCATCTCTATTGTCAAGGGCATAGTCCGAACAATCCTTCACATTGTTGGTATCCGcctatcatcatcatcatcagctTCACCCCCATCATCAGATTCCACTCAAAACCCCCCAGAGCCATTTGAATTCCGTCTTACTGCTTCTGAGAGTTACATTGAGGAGTTCCGGAGCCGGAGCCCAGCTATTCGGTTTGATACAGTGTATAGCTGTAAACAGCCTGAACACGAATGTTCGGTTTGCTTGACTCAGTTTGAACCCGAATCCGAGATAAACCGCTTGTCATGTGGTCATCTTTTTCATAAAGCTTGTTTGGAGAAGTGGCTTGACTATTGGAACATTACATGTCCTCTCTGTAGGACTCCCTTAATGCCTGAGGAAGAAGCATCTTGCATTTGGTGA
- the LOC133860638 gene encoding ribonuclease E/G-like protein, chloroplastic isoform X1 translates to MARCPYSSTEVQAHAGWFRFSFMDLHSIPRRTTPFSSCSSSSLLRSESTLSPYICHHLPFGNAFRFTLCIGSCNSFRRSAIMTMKKRKSNTTLKELCDTVWTIEADLTAGQLLYITGDPDVLGCWDPEMAILMSPSEHTNLWKAEVKMACGVNFKYNYFIKEEARPSCDIIWRPGPEFSISVPLPVQQDKRIMVRDSWMMFDTKRPPAQLWDSWIEETYLPIQSLISAPARDEDEIVKSLESDSIELKPFLHDSTVKDILYSKREDTTSATHNGSNSDRVFTEKDQPVEEPWLLPSPLFFPVSKDKMGSDVSKSNDTLEDEVIEMEDKGNLLPEEDSNLISEEPISTVILINSSICTMQRIAVLEDGKLVELLLEPVKTNVQCDSVYLGVVTKLVPHMGGAFVNIGNSRHSLMDIKQNREPFIFPPFRRRTKKREINGSVIGPLEKHPTAHENVCTSHDIVVNGDNTEVDSQDDPVQSMHSDYEEHEVEDDFDISEVLEENENGSIIDYDEVEAAFEDCLDRSEHHLEGETINRSLLVDINGSNDSQMSHLQHMKDSRHTFNNDNKWVQVRKGTKTVVQVVKEGLGTKGPTLTAYPKLRSRFWILITRCDRIGVSKKISGVERTRLKVIAKTLQPQGFGLTVRTVAVGHSLEELQKDLDGLLSTWKNIMEHAKSAALAADEGVEGAVPVILHRAMGQTLSVVQDYFNDKVQRMVVDSPRTYHEVTNYLQEIAPDLCDRVELYDKRIPLFSEFNIEEEIDNILSKRVPLVNGGSLVIEQTEALVSIDVNGGHGVFGHGTSQEKAILDVNLAAAKQIARELRLRDIGGIIVVDFIDMTDDSNKRLVYEEVKKAVERDRSMVKVSELSRHGLMEITRKRVRPSVTFMISEPCACCHATGRVEALETSYSKIEQEICQLLAMMDQEADPEKPKSWPKFILRVDHHMCNFLTSGKRTRLATLSSSLKVWILIKVARGFTRGAFELKPLSDEKANKNQHQAAISMLRATTETRTNNSSKKVTLIPVKRWKTGGK, encoded by the exons ATGGCTCGCTGTCCGTACTCCTCCACTGAAGTTCAAGCTCATGCAGGGTGGTTCAGGTTCAGCTTCATGGACCTCCATAGCATCCCCCGACGCACCACTCCTTTCTCCTCCTGCTCTTCTTCTTCGCTTCTCCGCTCCGAGAGCACTCTATCTCC GTATATATGCCACCACCTACCCTTTGGAAATGCGTTCAGATTCACACTTTGTATAGGGAGTTGTAATTCTTTCAGAAGATCCGCTATAATGACTATGAAGAAAC GCAAGTCAAACACTACTTTGAAAGAATTATGTGACACAGTTTGGACTATAGAAGCCGATTTGACAGCTGGTCAGCTTCTGTACATAACTGGGGATCCTGATGTATTAGGCTGTTGGGATCCAGAGATGGCTATACTTATGTCTCCAAGTGAACATACAAACTTATGGAAGGCTGAAGTCAAG ATGGCTTGTGGTGTAAATTTCaagtataattattttataaaagaagaagCACGGCCTTCATGTGACATCATTTGGAGACCTGGACCTGAATTTTCTATATCAGTACCTCTACCTGTTCAACAAGATAAAAGAATTATGGTGAGGGACTCATGGATGATGTTTGATACCAAAAGGCCTCCAGCTCAACTATGGGATTCATGGATAGAGGAGACATATCTTCCCATACAATCTTTAATTTCAGCTCCAGCCAGAG ATGAAGATGAGATAGTGAAAAGCCTTGAAAGTGACTCAATAGAGTTAAAGCCGTTCTTACATGATTCAACGGTCAAGGATATATTGTACTCTAAAAGGGAGGATACCACTAGTGCCACTCATAATGGGTCAAATTCTGACAGGGTTTTCACCGAAAAAGATCAGCCTGTTGAGGAGCCCTGGTTACTCCCATCACCTCTCTTTTTTCCTGTTTCCAAGGATAAGATGGGGTCTGATGTGTCCAAAAGTAATGACACCTTAGAAGATGAGGTTATCGAGATGGAAGATAAAGGAAATTTGTTGCCTGAAGAAGACAGCAATCTTATTTCAGAGGAACCCATTTCTACTGTTATTCTCATTAATTCTTCAATATGTACCATGCAAAGGATTGCTGTACTGGAAGATGGTAAATTAGTGGAGTTATTACTGGAACCGGTTAAAACTAATGTGCAGTGTGATAGTGTTTATCTTGGGGTGGTTACAAAACTTGTTCCCCATATGGGAGGTGCTTTTGTAAACATTGGAAATTCTAGACACTCTCTTATGGACATCAAGCAAAACAGGGAACCATTTATATTCCCTCCATTTCGTCGAAGGACAAAGAAACGAGAAATCAATGGTTCTGTTATTGGACCACTTGAAAAGCACCCAACTGCCCATGAAAATGTGTGCACATCTCATGATATTGTAGTCAATGGTGATAATACAGAAGTAGACTCTCAGGATGATCCTGTACAATCTATGCACAGTGACTATGAGGAACATGAAGTTGAGGATGATTTTGATATTTCAGAAGTTCttgaggaaaatgaaaatggcAGTATAATTGATTATGATGAAGTGGAAGCTGCTTTTGAGGACTGTTTAGATCGAAGTGAACATCACCTAGAAGGTGAAACTATTAACCGTTCCCTTCTGGTTGACATAAATGGTTCAAATGATTCTCAAATGTCTCATCTCCAACATATGAAGGATTCTAGGCATACATTCAATAATGACAACAAGTGGGTCCAAGTTCGAAAAGGCACCAAAACTGTCGTACAAGTTGTCAAAGAGGGGCTGGGTACAAAAGGTCCAACGTTAACGGCTTATCCAAAATTAAGAAGTAGATTCTGG ATACTGATTACTCGTTGCGATAGAATTggagtttcaaaaaaaatttctggtgTTGAGCGTACACGCTTGAAAGTCATTGCAAAAACTTTGCAGCCTCAGGGTTTTGGTCTGACAGTAAGGACTGTTGCTGTTGGTCATTCTTTAGAGGAATTGCAGAAGGACTTGGATGGTTTGCTTTCAACTTGGAAAAATATAATGGAACATGCCAAATCTGCAGCTCTTGCAGCAGATGAAGGTGTCGAGGGTGCCGTTCCCGTTATTCTCCATAGGGCAATGGGTCAAACACTCTCAGTTGTTCAGgattattttaatgataag GTTCAGCGAATGGTAGTTGACTCGCCAAGGACATATCATGAG GTTACCAATTATCTTCAGGAAATTGCCCCTGATCTCTGTGATCGAGTTGAGTTATACGATAAAAGAATTCCtctttttagtgaatttaacATTGAAGAAGAGATCGATAATATCCTGAGTAAAAG GGTTCCACTTGTTAATGGGGGTTCTCTTGTGATTGAACAAACTGAGGCATTGGTCTCTATTGATGTTAATGGGGGACATGGGGTTTTTGGTCATGGGACTTCGCAGGAGAAGGCTATTCTAGATGTCAACCTTGCAGCTGCAAAACAA ATTGCGAGGGAGTTACGGCTGAGAGATATTGGTGGCATTATCGTTGTGGATTTCATTGATATGACAGATGACT CAAATAAGAGATTGGTATATGAAGAAGTTAAGAAGGCTGTAGAGAGAGACAGGTCGATGGTGAAAGTCTCTGAATTATCTAGGCATGGGCTTATGGAAATAACAAGAAAGAGG GTTCGACCTAGTGTCACATTTATGATTAGTGAGCCATGCGCATGCTGTCATGCTACTGGGAGAGTTGAAGCTTTAGAAACCTCCTATTCGAAAATTGAACAAGAAATTTGTCAGTTGcta GCAATGATGGATCAGGAAGCCGATCCTGAAAAGCCAAAGTCCTGGCCAAAATTTATTTTGCGGGTTGACCATCACATGTGCAACTTTTTAACTTCTGGGAAAAGGACAAGGCTTGCAACCTTGAGTAGTTCACTCAAAGTTTGGATTCTTATAAAG GTTGCTAGAGGTTTCACCAGGGGTGCCTTCGAACTGAAACCTTTATCAGATGAAAAGGCAAACAAAAATCAGCATCAAGCTGCCATTTCTATGTTACGGGCAACAACGGAGACCAGGACTAACAATTCCAGCAAAAAAGTAACCCTTATTCCAGTCAAAAGATGGAAGACCGGTGGAAAATGA
- the LOC133860638 gene encoding ribonuclease E/G-like protein, chloroplastic isoform X2 has protein sequence MACGVNFKYNYFIKEEARPSCDIIWRPGPEFSISVPLPVQQDKRIMVRDSWMMFDTKRPPAQLWDSWIEETYLPIQSLISAPARDEDEIVKSLESDSIELKPFLHDSTVKDILYSKREDTTSATHNGSNSDRVFTEKDQPVEEPWLLPSPLFFPVSKDKMGSDVSKSNDTLEDEVIEMEDKGNLLPEEDSNLISEEPISTVILINSSICTMQRIAVLEDGKLVELLLEPVKTNVQCDSVYLGVVTKLVPHMGGAFVNIGNSRHSLMDIKQNREPFIFPPFRRRTKKREINGSVIGPLEKHPTAHENVCTSHDIVVNGDNTEVDSQDDPVQSMHSDYEEHEVEDDFDISEVLEENENGSIIDYDEVEAAFEDCLDRSEHHLEGETINRSLLVDINGSNDSQMSHLQHMKDSRHTFNNDNKWVQVRKGTKTVVQVVKEGLGTKGPTLTAYPKLRSRFWILITRCDRIGVSKKISGVERTRLKVIAKTLQPQGFGLTVRTVAVGHSLEELQKDLDGLLSTWKNIMEHAKSAALAADEGVEGAVPVILHRAMGQTLSVVQDYFNDKVQRMVVDSPRTYHEVTNYLQEIAPDLCDRVELYDKRIPLFSEFNIEEEIDNILSKRVPLVNGGSLVIEQTEALVSIDVNGGHGVFGHGTSQEKAILDVNLAAAKQIARELRLRDIGGIIVVDFIDMTDDSNKRLVYEEVKKAVERDRSMVKVSELSRHGLMEITRKRVRPSVTFMISEPCACCHATGRVEALETSYSKIEQEICQLLAMMDQEADPEKPKSWPKFILRVDHHMCNFLTSGKRTRLATLSSSLKVWILIKVARGFTRGAFELKPLSDEKANKNQHQAAISMLRATTETRTNNSSKKVTLIPVKRWKTGGK, from the exons ATGGCTTGTGGTGTAAATTTCaagtataattattttataaaagaagaagCACGGCCTTCATGTGACATCATTTGGAGACCTGGACCTGAATTTTCTATATCAGTACCTCTACCTGTTCAACAAGATAAAAGAATTATGGTGAGGGACTCATGGATGATGTTTGATACCAAAAGGCCTCCAGCTCAACTATGGGATTCATGGATAGAGGAGACATATCTTCCCATACAATCTTTAATTTCAGCTCCAGCCAGAG ATGAAGATGAGATAGTGAAAAGCCTTGAAAGTGACTCAATAGAGTTAAAGCCGTTCTTACATGATTCAACGGTCAAGGATATATTGTACTCTAAAAGGGAGGATACCACTAGTGCCACTCATAATGGGTCAAATTCTGACAGGGTTTTCACCGAAAAAGATCAGCCTGTTGAGGAGCCCTGGTTACTCCCATCACCTCTCTTTTTTCCTGTTTCCAAGGATAAGATGGGGTCTGATGTGTCCAAAAGTAATGACACCTTAGAAGATGAGGTTATCGAGATGGAAGATAAAGGAAATTTGTTGCCTGAAGAAGACAGCAATCTTATTTCAGAGGAACCCATTTCTACTGTTATTCTCATTAATTCTTCAATATGTACCATGCAAAGGATTGCTGTACTGGAAGATGGTAAATTAGTGGAGTTATTACTGGAACCGGTTAAAACTAATGTGCAGTGTGATAGTGTTTATCTTGGGGTGGTTACAAAACTTGTTCCCCATATGGGAGGTGCTTTTGTAAACATTGGAAATTCTAGACACTCTCTTATGGACATCAAGCAAAACAGGGAACCATTTATATTCCCTCCATTTCGTCGAAGGACAAAGAAACGAGAAATCAATGGTTCTGTTATTGGACCACTTGAAAAGCACCCAACTGCCCATGAAAATGTGTGCACATCTCATGATATTGTAGTCAATGGTGATAATACAGAAGTAGACTCTCAGGATGATCCTGTACAATCTATGCACAGTGACTATGAGGAACATGAAGTTGAGGATGATTTTGATATTTCAGAAGTTCttgaggaaaatgaaaatggcAGTATAATTGATTATGATGAAGTGGAAGCTGCTTTTGAGGACTGTTTAGATCGAAGTGAACATCACCTAGAAGGTGAAACTATTAACCGTTCCCTTCTGGTTGACATAAATGGTTCAAATGATTCTCAAATGTCTCATCTCCAACATATGAAGGATTCTAGGCATACATTCAATAATGACAACAAGTGGGTCCAAGTTCGAAAAGGCACCAAAACTGTCGTACAAGTTGTCAAAGAGGGGCTGGGTACAAAAGGTCCAACGTTAACGGCTTATCCAAAATTAAGAAGTAGATTCTGG ATACTGATTACTCGTTGCGATAGAATTggagtttcaaaaaaaatttctggtgTTGAGCGTACACGCTTGAAAGTCATTGCAAAAACTTTGCAGCCTCAGGGTTTTGGTCTGACAGTAAGGACTGTTGCTGTTGGTCATTCTTTAGAGGAATTGCAGAAGGACTTGGATGGTTTGCTTTCAACTTGGAAAAATATAATGGAACATGCCAAATCTGCAGCTCTTGCAGCAGATGAAGGTGTCGAGGGTGCCGTTCCCGTTATTCTCCATAGGGCAATGGGTCAAACACTCTCAGTTGTTCAGgattattttaatgataag GTTCAGCGAATGGTAGTTGACTCGCCAAGGACATATCATGAG GTTACCAATTATCTTCAGGAAATTGCCCCTGATCTCTGTGATCGAGTTGAGTTATACGATAAAAGAATTCCtctttttagtgaatttaacATTGAAGAAGAGATCGATAATATCCTGAGTAAAAG GGTTCCACTTGTTAATGGGGGTTCTCTTGTGATTGAACAAACTGAGGCATTGGTCTCTATTGATGTTAATGGGGGACATGGGGTTTTTGGTCATGGGACTTCGCAGGAGAAGGCTATTCTAGATGTCAACCTTGCAGCTGCAAAACAA ATTGCGAGGGAGTTACGGCTGAGAGATATTGGTGGCATTATCGTTGTGGATTTCATTGATATGACAGATGACT CAAATAAGAGATTGGTATATGAAGAAGTTAAGAAGGCTGTAGAGAGAGACAGGTCGATGGTGAAAGTCTCTGAATTATCTAGGCATGGGCTTATGGAAATAACAAGAAAGAGG GTTCGACCTAGTGTCACATTTATGATTAGTGAGCCATGCGCATGCTGTCATGCTACTGGGAGAGTTGAAGCTTTAGAAACCTCCTATTCGAAAATTGAACAAGAAATTTGTCAGTTGcta GCAATGATGGATCAGGAAGCCGATCCTGAAAAGCCAAAGTCCTGGCCAAAATTTATTTTGCGGGTTGACCATCACATGTGCAACTTTTTAACTTCTGGGAAAAGGACAAGGCTTGCAACCTTGAGTAGTTCACTCAAAGTTTGGATTCTTATAAAG GTTGCTAGAGGTTTCACCAGGGGTGCCTTCGAACTGAAACCTTTATCAGATGAAAAGGCAAACAAAAATCAGCATCAAGCTGCCATTTCTATGTTACGGGCAACAACGGAGACCAGGACTAACAATTCCAGCAAAAAAGTAACCCTTATTCCAGTCAAAAGATGGAAGACCGGTGGAAAATGA
- the LOC133860638 gene encoding ribonuclease E/G-like protein, chloroplastic isoform X3: MGFMDRGDISSHTIFNFSSSQSGLTDEDEIVKSLESDSIELKPFLHDSTVKDILYSKREDTTSATHNGSNSDRVFTEKDQPVEEPWLLPSPLFFPVSKDKMGSDVSKSNDTLEDEVIEMEDKGNLLPEEDSNLISEEPISTVILINSSICTMQRIAVLEDGKLVELLLEPVKTNVQCDSVYLGVVTKLVPHMGGAFVNIGNSRHSLMDIKQNREPFIFPPFRRRTKKREINGSVIGPLEKHPTAHENVCTSHDIVVNGDNTEVDSQDDPVQSMHSDYEEHEVEDDFDISEVLEENENGSIIDYDEVEAAFEDCLDRSEHHLEGETINRSLLVDINGSNDSQMSHLQHMKDSRHTFNNDNKWVQVRKGTKTVVQVVKEGLGTKGPTLTAYPKLRSRFWILITRCDRIGVSKKISGVERTRLKVIAKTLQPQGFGLTVRTVAVGHSLEELQKDLDGLLSTWKNIMEHAKSAALAADEGVEGAVPVILHRAMGQTLSVVQDYFNDKVQRMVVDSPRTYHEVTNYLQEIAPDLCDRVELYDKRIPLFSEFNIEEEIDNILSKRVPLVNGGSLVIEQTEALVSIDVNGGHGVFGHGTSQEKAILDVNLAAAKQIARELRLRDIGGIIVVDFIDMTDDSNKRLVYEEVKKAVERDRSMVKVSELSRHGLMEITRKRVRPSVTFMISEPCACCHATGRVEALETSYSKIEQEICQLLAMMDQEADPEKPKSWPKFILRVDHHMCNFLTSGKRTRLATLSSSLKVWILIKVARGFTRGAFELKPLSDEKANKNQHQAAISMLRATTETRTNNSSKKVTLIPVKRWKTGGK; this comes from the exons ATGGGATTCATGGATAGAGGAGACATATCTTCCCATACAATCTTTAATTTCAGCTCCAGCCAGAG TGGTTTGACAGATGAAGATGAGATAGTGAAAAGCCTTGAAAGTGACTCAATAGAGTTAAAGCCGTTCTTACATGATTCAACGGTCAAGGATATATTGTACTCTAAAAGGGAGGATACCACTAGTGCCACTCATAATGGGTCAAATTCTGACAGGGTTTTCACCGAAAAAGATCAGCCTGTTGAGGAGCCCTGGTTACTCCCATCACCTCTCTTTTTTCCTGTTTCCAAGGATAAGATGGGGTCTGATGTGTCCAAAAGTAATGACACCTTAGAAGATGAGGTTATCGAGATGGAAGATAAAGGAAATTTGTTGCCTGAAGAAGACAGCAATCTTATTTCAGAGGAACCCATTTCTACTGTTATTCTCATTAATTCTTCAATATGTACCATGCAAAGGATTGCTGTACTGGAAGATGGTAAATTAGTGGAGTTATTACTGGAACCGGTTAAAACTAATGTGCAGTGTGATAGTGTTTATCTTGGGGTGGTTACAAAACTTGTTCCCCATATGGGAGGTGCTTTTGTAAACATTGGAAATTCTAGACACTCTCTTATGGACATCAAGCAAAACAGGGAACCATTTATATTCCCTCCATTTCGTCGAAGGACAAAGAAACGAGAAATCAATGGTTCTGTTATTGGACCACTTGAAAAGCACCCAACTGCCCATGAAAATGTGTGCACATCTCATGATATTGTAGTCAATGGTGATAATACAGAAGTAGACTCTCAGGATGATCCTGTACAATCTATGCACAGTGACTATGAGGAACATGAAGTTGAGGATGATTTTGATATTTCAGAAGTTCttgaggaaaatgaaaatggcAGTATAATTGATTATGATGAAGTGGAAGCTGCTTTTGAGGACTGTTTAGATCGAAGTGAACATCACCTAGAAGGTGAAACTATTAACCGTTCCCTTCTGGTTGACATAAATGGTTCAAATGATTCTCAAATGTCTCATCTCCAACATATGAAGGATTCTAGGCATACATTCAATAATGACAACAAGTGGGTCCAAGTTCGAAAAGGCACCAAAACTGTCGTACAAGTTGTCAAAGAGGGGCTGGGTACAAAAGGTCCAACGTTAACGGCTTATCCAAAATTAAGAAGTAGATTCTGG ATACTGATTACTCGTTGCGATAGAATTggagtttcaaaaaaaatttctggtgTTGAGCGTACACGCTTGAAAGTCATTGCAAAAACTTTGCAGCCTCAGGGTTTTGGTCTGACAGTAAGGACTGTTGCTGTTGGTCATTCTTTAGAGGAATTGCAGAAGGACTTGGATGGTTTGCTTTCAACTTGGAAAAATATAATGGAACATGCCAAATCTGCAGCTCTTGCAGCAGATGAAGGTGTCGAGGGTGCCGTTCCCGTTATTCTCCATAGGGCAATGGGTCAAACACTCTCAGTTGTTCAGgattattttaatgataag GTTCAGCGAATGGTAGTTGACTCGCCAAGGACATATCATGAG GTTACCAATTATCTTCAGGAAATTGCCCCTGATCTCTGTGATCGAGTTGAGTTATACGATAAAAGAATTCCtctttttagtgaatttaacATTGAAGAAGAGATCGATAATATCCTGAGTAAAAG GGTTCCACTTGTTAATGGGGGTTCTCTTGTGATTGAACAAACTGAGGCATTGGTCTCTATTGATGTTAATGGGGGACATGGGGTTTTTGGTCATGGGACTTCGCAGGAGAAGGCTATTCTAGATGTCAACCTTGCAGCTGCAAAACAA ATTGCGAGGGAGTTACGGCTGAGAGATATTGGTGGCATTATCGTTGTGGATTTCATTGATATGACAGATGACT CAAATAAGAGATTGGTATATGAAGAAGTTAAGAAGGCTGTAGAGAGAGACAGGTCGATGGTGAAAGTCTCTGAATTATCTAGGCATGGGCTTATGGAAATAACAAGAAAGAGG GTTCGACCTAGTGTCACATTTATGATTAGTGAGCCATGCGCATGCTGTCATGCTACTGGGAGAGTTGAAGCTTTAGAAACCTCCTATTCGAAAATTGAACAAGAAATTTGTCAGTTGcta GCAATGATGGATCAGGAAGCCGATCCTGAAAAGCCAAAGTCCTGGCCAAAATTTATTTTGCGGGTTGACCATCACATGTGCAACTTTTTAACTTCTGGGAAAAGGACAAGGCTTGCAACCTTGAGTAGTTCACTCAAAGTTTGGATTCTTATAAAG GTTGCTAGAGGTTTCACCAGGGGTGCCTTCGAACTGAAACCTTTATCAGATGAAAAGGCAAACAAAAATCAGCATCAAGCTGCCATTTCTATGTTACGGGCAACAACGGAGACCAGGACTAACAATTCCAGCAAAAAAGTAACCCTTATTCCAGTCAAAAGATGGAAGACCGGTGGAAAATGA
- the LOC133860639 gene encoding uncharacterized protein LOC133860639, with amino-acid sequence MLGRSSLSRTGSFRPENLGQNALAMIGNLCFTMFVLGVLIFTIIAATYEPEDPLFHPSTKITTFLTSNSNATFKSDNTVVRTGEDFMAPNQTAFDTFINLTDVENITQTVDPGVGTIEKEATSCENSVDSPVDCRDPEVFHMMMRATIEHFKDIHFYRFGKPVPGSNDSTCDMAWRFRPKDGKTAAFYKDYRRFVISRSENCTLSVVGIGDYHTGVNARKRKKNQKPGFEKTRVKQGQVISLPVVGEAVNDALPVVESEGSFSRGKYLLYTDGGDRCKSMNHYLWSFLCALGEAQYLNRTLVMDLSICLSSIYSSSNQNEEGKDFRFYFDFEHLKESASVLDQGQFWSDWKQWQKKDGLNLHLVEDFRVTPMKLSEVKDALIMRKFGSVEPDNYWYRVCEGETESVVQRPWHLIWKSRRLMDIVSAIASRLNWDYDAVHIVRGEKARNRELWPNLATDTSPDALLSTLRDKIEDGRNLYIATNEPGTSFFDPLKDKYSTHFLDEYKDLWDENSEWHSEMKKLNEGNPVEFDGYMRVSVDTEVFLRGKKQIETFNDLTNDCKDGINTCAASAS; translated from the coding sequence ATGTTGGGTCGGTCCTCGTTATCGAGAACCGGAAGCTTCCGGCCTGAGAATTTGGGCCAGAATGCCCTGGCAATGATTGGAAATCTTTGCTTCACTATGTTTGTGCTTGGTGTACTAATTTTTACAATTATTGCCGCCACTTATGAACCCGAAGACCCTTTGTTTCACCCATCAACCAAGATCACCACATTTCTCACATCCAACTCTAATGCCACTTTTAAGTCTGATAACACGGTTGTCAGAACCGGTGAGGATTTCATGGCCCCAAACCAAACTGCATTCGACACGTTTATCAACCTAACAGATGTCGAAAATATAACCCAAACTGTAGACCCCGGTGTAGGTACCATTGAAAAGGAAGCGACCTCATGTGAGAACAGTGTGGATAGCCCGGTAGATTGCAGGGACCCTGAGGTGTTCCATATGATGATGAGGGCCACTATAGAACATTTTAAGGATATTCATTTTTATAGGTTTGGGAAACCAGTTCCTGGGTCTAATGATAGCACCTGTGATATGGCGTGGCGGTTTAGGCCTAAGGATGGGAAGACTGCTGCTTTTTATAAGGATTATAGGAGGTTTGTGATTTCAAGGTCTGAGAATTGTACCCTTAGTGTGGTTGGGATTGGGGATTACCACACGGGTGTGAATgcaaggaagaggaagaagaatcaGAAACCTGGGTTTGAGAAGACACGAGTGAAGCAAGGCCAGGTTATTTCGTTGCCTGTTGTTGGGGAGGCTGTGAATGATGCCCTTCCTGTCGTTGAGTCTGAAGGTTCGTTTAGCCGTGGGAAGTACCTGCTTTATACGGACGGCGGAGATAGATGCAAGAGCATGAACCATTACTTGTGGAGTTTCTTGTGTGCCTTGGGTGAAGCTCAGTACTTGAACCGAACATTGGTTATGGATCTGAGTATATGTTTATCTTCAATTTACAGTTCATCAAATCAGAATGAGGAAGGGAAAGATTTTAGGTTTTACTTTGACTTTGAGCATTTGAAAGAGTCGGCATCAGTGTTGGACCAGGGTCAGTTTTGGTCAGATTGGAAACAATGGCAGAAGAAAGATGGATTAAATCTCCATCTTGTGGAGGATTTTAGGGTCACACCAATGAAACTCTCAGAAGTGAAAGATGCTTTGATTATGAGAAAGTTTGGGTCTGTGGAGCCGGATAATTACTGGTATAGGGTCTGTGAAGGAGAGACGGAGTCCGTTGTTCAACGACCATGGCATTTGATATGGAAATCAAGACGGTTGATGGATATAGTGTCAGCTATTGCATCTAGGTTGAATTGGGATTATGATGCTGTTCATATTGTGAGAGGGGAGAAGGCAAGGAACAGAGAGCTCTGGCCGAATCTTGCTACAGATACTTCACCTGATGCACTTCTCTCAACCCTAAGGGACAAGATTGAAGATGGGAGGAACCTTTATATTGCAACAAATGAACCTGGTACGTCCTTCTTTGACCCTCTCAAGGACAAGTATTCTACTCATTTCCTTGACGAGTACAAGGATCTTTGGGATGAGAATAGTGAGTGGCACTCAGAGATGAAGAAACTTAACGAAGGCAATCCAGTTGAATTTGATGGTTACATGAGGGTGTCGGTTGATACAGAAGTGTTTTTGAGAGGAAAAAAGCAGATCGAAACTTTCAATGATCTCACCAATGATTGCAAGGATGGTATCAACACCTGCGCTGCTTCGGCCAGCTAA